In the genome of Xenopus laevis strain J_2021 chromosome 1S, Xenopus_laevis_v10.1, whole genome shotgun sequence, one region contains:
- the LOC108705545 gene encoding uncharacterized protein LOC108705545 — MDLGKFCLGGLCFYFLLEVTEAQGFMIKNVQLEKCIHVNQDSGGVSVAKCKLHSLHQQWFWDPEKNFILNVKSNQCLTVVEMQEFSSLKMGPCESKELQAWTCDKIGHLILQPHGLYLTAKSKKVFVSKGKDKFSIWKTPLDAPVCKGFVKLSEPTEPSKTQKIDTITQLAHKFNDDSTGAEVRRFPSSPDLIQTSYTTRFLGDTITLNSTDTGKFSPRHNDEVGQQFISAKENLVETQYQYRQGNNSWKAAMLVLSPLTFILGMIILAMNVRMNKKRKLQSSMSHQPKPIHKLGSAHEQRPLTESGDTTGCSGQGPHSPTMKHGEILIEWKDGTITPLFDQQAN, encoded by the exons ATGGACCTGGGCAAGTTCTGTCTTGGCGGCTTGTGCTTCTACTTTCTGCTGGAGG TTACAGAGGCCCAGGGCTTCATGATAAAGAATGTCCAGCTGGAGAAATGCATTCACGTGAATCAGGACAGCGGAGGAGTTTCTGTAGCAAAGTGCAAGCTTCACTCACTACACCAACAATGGTTTTGGGACCCTGAGAAAAACTTCATATTAAACGTGAAAAGTAACCAGTGTCTAACTGTCGTGGAGATGCAAGAGTTCTCCTCCCTAAAGATGGGGCCTTGCGAAAGCAAAGAGCTACAAGCCTGGACCTGTGATAAAATAGGCCACTTGATTCTCCAACCCCATGGACTCTATCTAACTGCAAAGTCCAAGAAGGTATTTGTATCCAAGGGGAAGGATAAATTCAGCATATGGAAGACGCCATTGGATGCTCCAGTCTGCAAGGGTTTTGTCAAACTTTCTGAGCCCACTGAACCAAGCAAGACTCAAAAAATTGACACTATCACACAACTTGCACACAAAT TTAATGATGACAGCACCGGAGCAGAAGTAAGAAGGTTCCCTTCCAGCCCTGACCTAATCCAGACCAGTTACACCACTCGGTTTCTTGGGGATACTATCACATTGAATTCTACAGACACTGGCAAGTTCTCTCCAAGACACAATG ATGAAGTTGGGCAGCAGTTTATCAGTGCCAAAGAAAACTTGGTGGAAACTCAGTATCAGTACAGACAGGGAA ATAACAGCTGGAAGGCGGCCATGCTGGTCCTGAGCCCGCTGACCTTCATCCTGGGGATGATTATTCTGGCAATGAATGTCCGTATGAACAA GAAGAGGAAACTCCAGTCTTCTATGTCTCATCAACCCAAACCCATCCATAAATTGGGTTCTGCTCACGAGCAGCGCCCCCTCACAGAGTCAGGAGATACAACAGGGTGCTCAGGACAGGGTCCCCACTCTCCAACCATGAAACACGGGGAGATCCTGATTGAATGGAAGGATGGTACCATCACCCCACTGTTTGACCAGCAAGCAAACTGA